One window of Vidua chalybeata isolate OUT-0048 chromosome 14, bVidCha1 merged haplotype, whole genome shotgun sequence genomic DNA carries:
- the RAB39B gene encoding ras-related protein Rab-39B, whose product MEAIWLYQFRLIVIGDSTVGKSCLIRRFTEGRFAQISDPTVGVDFFSRLVEIEPGKRIKLQIWDTAGQERFRSITRAYYRNSVGGLLLFDITNRRSFQNVHEWLEETKVHVQPYQIVFVLVGHKCDLDTQRQVTRHEAEKLAAAYGMKYIETSARDAINVEKAFTDLTRDIYELVKRGDISIQEGWEGVKSGFVPNVVHSSEEVVKSDRRCLC is encoded by the exons ATGGAGGCGATCTGGCTGTACCAGTTCCGCCTGATCGTCATCGGCGACTCCACCGTGGGCAAGTCCTGCCTCATCCGCCGCTTCACCGAGGGGCGCTTCGCCCAGATCTCCGACCCCACCGTGGGCGTGgatttcttctccaggctggtgGAGATCGAGCCTGGCAAGAGGATCAAGCTGCAGATCTGGGACACGGCCGGGCAGGAGCGGTTCCG GTCCATCACCAGAGCCTACTACAGGAACTCGGTTGGAGGACTCCTCCTCTTTGACATTACAAACCGCAGGTCTTTCCAGAACGTCCACGAGTGGCTGGAGGAGACCAAGGTGCACGTCCAGCCATACCAGATCGTCTTCGTTCTGGTAGGGCACAAGTGTGACCTTGACACACAGCGGCAAGTGACCAGGCACGAGGCGGAGAAACTGGCTGCTGCATATGGCATGAAGTACATTGAGACCTCAGCTCGGGATGCCATTAACGTGGAGAAGGCCTTCACGGATCTGACTCGTGATATATACGAGCTGGTGAAAAGGGGGGACATTTCAATCcaggagggatgggaaggggTAAAGAGCGGGTTTGTCCCGAACGTAGTGCACTCTTCAGAAGAAGTGGTGAAATCAGATAGACGGTGCTTGTGCTGA